A single Oncorhynchus keta strain PuntledgeMale-10-30-2019 unplaced genomic scaffold, Oket_V2 Un_contig_6244_pilon_pilon, whole genome shotgun sequence DNA region contains:
- the zgc:113208 gene encoding uncharacterized protein zgc:113208 isoform X1: MIDRFRCISFERCLGPTGRNITRRNMEKSSGTISSKRKASSSETSLPDCKKLKSKDSGKASANKALNKKNTKIEKDSSKKKHTFLGSSEVSLSSTHASQKMIRDGCLEVSKNDKGQLVFKDFPQFQPNMSPKEVLQAGSFGGTYFRPIYSSVTKHNCKDEWKELPEDWLKGLNIPTQVVSSTYRDSVNTYKVKCGGSLEMWESSGWIVTQDPYGWFQWYCRFYHGRRTKDDERQIGRWAKCAGVKGRWRNNLITKVVRSGCGFDNPTISPVVRQTLQHWGYRLTKEDYNEGAKRVKPK; encoded by the exons ATGATTGATCGTTTTCGATGTATTTCATTTGAACGTTGTCTAGGGCCTACAGGAAGGAACATAACGAGACGAAACATGGAGAAAAGCAGCGGGACAATTTCTTCAAAAAGAAAAGCTTCCTCATCTGAGACAAGTCTTCCAGACTGCAAAAAGCTGAAATCGAAGGATAGTGGCAAGGCTAGCGCAAATAAAGCTCTGAACAAGA AAAATACTAAAATAGAGAAGGACTCAAGCAAGAAAAAACACACATTCTTGGGTAGCTCAGAAGTTTCTCTAAGTTCTACACATGCAAGCCAGAAGATGATCCGGGATGGATGCCTAGAGGTTTCAAAGAATGACAAAGGACAACTTGTTTTTAAAG ACTTCCCACAGTTCCAACCTAACATGTCACCAAAAGAAGTACTTCAAGCTGGCAGCTTTGGTGGTACCTACTTCAGACCAATATACTCAAGTGTGACAA AACACAATTGCAAAGATGAATGGAAAGAGCTCCCTGAGGATTGGCTGAAAGGTTTGAACATTCCCACACAG GTGGTCTCATCAACATACAGAGACAGTGTAAACACATACAAAGTGAAGTGTGGAGGCAGTCTAGAAATGTGGGAAAGCAGTGGATGGATTGTAACCCAGGATCCCTATGGGTGGTTTCAGTGGTACTGCAG GTTTTACCATGGTCGGCGTACTAAGGATGATGAGCGTCAGATCGGGCGATGGGCAAAGTGTGCTGGGGTAAAAGGCCGGTGGAGAAATAATCTGATAACCAAAGTAGTCCGGTCAGGCTGTGGCTTTGACAACCCAACAATCTCTCCTGTGGTCAGACAGACATTACAGCACTGGGGGTACCGACTGACCAAGGAGGACTACAATGAGGGTGCCAAGAGGGTTAAGCCAAAATAA
- the LOC118391343 gene encoding non-POU domain-containing octamer-binding protein isoform X1, with product MQGNWGPRGEQQNHGPSRHQMDSQKKPGDNSNGQHADEQESPNAGITIDLQNFRKPGEKTYTQRSRLFVGNLPTGVTEAEVEKLFSKYGKAAEIFINKDRGFGFIRLETKTVAEIAKAELDETSFRGRQLRVRFATHGAALAVKNLPQFISNELLEEAFSFFGQIERAIVIVDDRGRPTGKGIVEYTAKPAARKALDRCADGAFLLTAFPRPVTVEPMEQFDEDEGLPERIVNKNQVFHKEREHPPRFAQPGTFEYEYAMRWKALLEMEKQQYEQVDRNIKEAQEKLEQEMEAARHEHQVVLMRQDLLRRQEELRRMEELHNQEMQKRKQMELRQEEEHRRREEEMRMHTEERMRRQQEGFKGNFPGNEMRMHMQGQVMNRNSMGGVEGKPSGPNPGAANMPAENPPLMQGAGNDTMPVGGQPGFARGPGQGPADFANKRRRF from the exons ATGCAAGGAAACTGGGGCCCCCGTGGTGAACAGCAGAATCATGGCCCATCTAGACACCAGATGGATAGTCAGAAAAAACCTGGAGATAACAGCAATGGAcagcatgcagatgagcaggaGAGCCCAA ATGCTGGGATAACCATAGATCTACAGAACTTCAGGAAACCTGGAGAGAAGACTTACACTCAGCGTAGCCGTCTCTTTGTGGGAAATTTACCAACTGGTGTTACGGAGGCGGAGGTGGAGAAGTTATTTTCCAAGTATGGCAAGGCAGCTGAGATTTTCATCAACAAGGACAGGGGGTTTGGATTCATTAGACTG GAGACAAAAACAGTGGCTGAGATTGCTAAAGCCGAACTTGATGAAACCTCATTCAGAGGCAGACAGTTGCGAGTGCGGTTTGCGACACATGGTGCTGCTCTAGCTGTGAAGAATTTGCCACAGTTCATTTCCAATGAGCTCCTGGAAGAAGCTTTCTCCTTCTTTGGCCAGATTGAAAGGGCTATAGTTATAGTGGATGATAGAGGGAGACCCACAGGAAAGGGGATTGTGGAATACACAGCCAAGCCTGCAGCAAGGAAGGCTCTGGATAGGTGTGCAGATGGAGCCTTTCTATTGACTGC ATTCCCCAGGCCAGTAACAGTCGAACCAATGGAGCAGTTTGATGAAGATGAGGGACTGCCGGAGAGGATTGTAAACAAAAACCAAGTTTTTCACAA GGAGCGGGAGCATCCACCAAGGTTTGCTCAGCCAGGGACATTTGAGTATGAGTATGCCATGCGCTGGAAGGCCCTTTTGGAGATGGAGAAGCAGCAGTATGAGCAGGTTGACAGGAACATAAAGGAGGCTCAGGAGAAGCTTGAACAGGAGATGGAGGCAGCCAGACATGAGCACCAGGTTGTCCTGATGAGACAAG ACCTTCTGAGGCGTCAGGAGGAGCTGAGGAGAATGGAGGAGCTCCATAACCAGGAGATGCAGAAGAGGAAGCAGATGGAATTGCGTCAGGAAGAGGAGCAtcgcaggagggaggaggagatgaggatgcacactgaggagaggatgaggaggcagCAGGAAGGCTTCAAGGGGAACTTCCCTGGAAAT GAGATGCGGATGCACATGCAAG GTCAAGTAATGAACAGAAACTCAATGGGTGGTGTTGAAGGAAAGCCCAGCGGGCCCAACCCTGGAGCTGCCAACATGCCTGCTGAGAACCCCCCTTTAATG CAGGGGGCAGGAAACGACACCATGCCCGTAGGAGGCCAACCTGGCTTCGCAAGAGGCCCTGGCCAAGGCCCTGCTGACTTTGCCAACAAGCGTCGCAGGTTCTAA
- the zgc:113208 gene encoding uncharacterized protein zgc:113208 isoform X2: MEKSSGTISSKRKASSSETSLPDCKKLKSKDSGKASANKALNKKNTKIEKDSSKKKHTFLGSSEVSLSSTHASQKMIRDGCLEVSKNDKGQLVFKDFPQFQPNMSPKEVLQAGSFGGTYFRPIYSSVTKHNCKDEWKELPEDWLKGLNIPTQVVSSTYRDSVNTYKVKCGGSLEMWESSGWIVTQDPYGWFQWYCRFYHGRRTKDDERQIGRWAKCAGVKGRWRNNLITKVVRSGCGFDNPTISPVVRQTLQHWGYRLTKEDYNEGAKRVKPK; encoded by the exons ATGGAGAAAAGCAGCGGGACAATTTCTTCAAAAAGAAAAGCTTCCTCATCTGAGACAAGTCTTCCAGACTGCAAAAAGCTGAAATCGAAGGATAGTGGCAAGGCTAGCGCAAATAAAGCTCTGAACAAGA AAAATACTAAAATAGAGAAGGACTCAAGCAAGAAAAAACACACATTCTTGGGTAGCTCAGAAGTTTCTCTAAGTTCTACACATGCAAGCCAGAAGATGATCCGGGATGGATGCCTAGAGGTTTCAAAGAATGACAAAGGACAACTTGTTTTTAAAG ACTTCCCACAGTTCCAACCTAACATGTCACCAAAAGAAGTACTTCAAGCTGGCAGCTTTGGTGGTACCTACTTCAGACCAATATACTCAAGTGTGACAA AACACAATTGCAAAGATGAATGGAAAGAGCTCCCTGAGGATTGGCTGAAAGGTTTGAACATTCCCACACAG GTGGTCTCATCAACATACAGAGACAGTGTAAACACATACAAAGTGAAGTGTGGAGGCAGTCTAGAAATGTGGGAAAGCAGTGGATGGATTGTAACCCAGGATCCCTATGGGTGGTTTCAGTGGTACTGCAG GTTTTACCATGGTCGGCGTACTAAGGATGATGAGCGTCAGATCGGGCGATGGGCAAAGTGTGCTGGGGTAAAAGGCCGGTGGAGAAATAATCTGATAACCAAAGTAGTCCGGTCAGGCTGTGGCTTTGACAACCCAACAATCTCTCCTGTGGTCAGACAGACATTACAGCACTGGGGGTACCGACTGACCAAGGAGGACTACAATGAGGGTGCCAAGAGGGTTAAGCCAAAATAA
- the LOC118391343 gene encoding non-POU domain-containing octamer-binding protein isoform X2, translated as MQGNWGPRGEQQNHGPSRHQMDSQKKPGDNSNGQHADEQESPNAGITIDLQNFRKPGEKTYTQRSRLFVGNLPTGVTEAEVEKLFSKYGKAAEIFINKDRGFGFIRLETKTVAEIAKAELDETSFRGRQLRVRFATHGAALAVKNLPQFISNELLEEAFSFFGQIERAIVIVDDRGRPTGKGIVEYTAKPAARKALDRCADGAFLLTAFPRPVTVEPMEQFDEDEGLPERIVNKNQVFHKEREHPPRFAQPGTFEYEYAMRWKALLEMEKQQYEQVDRNIKEAQEKLEQEMEAARHEHQVVLMRQDLLRRQEELRRMEELHNQEMQKRKQMELRQEEEHRRREEEMRMHTEERMRRQQEGFKGNFPGNEMRMHMQGQVMNRNSMGGVEGKPSGPNPGAANMPAENPPLMGAGNDTMPVGGQPGFARGPGQGPADFANKRRRF; from the exons ATGCAAGGAAACTGGGGCCCCCGTGGTGAACAGCAGAATCATGGCCCATCTAGACACCAGATGGATAGTCAGAAAAAACCTGGAGATAACAGCAATGGAcagcatgcagatgagcaggaGAGCCCAA ATGCTGGGATAACCATAGATCTACAGAACTTCAGGAAACCTGGAGAGAAGACTTACACTCAGCGTAGCCGTCTCTTTGTGGGAAATTTACCAACTGGTGTTACGGAGGCGGAGGTGGAGAAGTTATTTTCCAAGTATGGCAAGGCAGCTGAGATTTTCATCAACAAGGACAGGGGGTTTGGATTCATTAGACTG GAGACAAAAACAGTGGCTGAGATTGCTAAAGCCGAACTTGATGAAACCTCATTCAGAGGCAGACAGTTGCGAGTGCGGTTTGCGACACATGGTGCTGCTCTAGCTGTGAAGAATTTGCCACAGTTCATTTCCAATGAGCTCCTGGAAGAAGCTTTCTCCTTCTTTGGCCAGATTGAAAGGGCTATAGTTATAGTGGATGATAGAGGGAGACCCACAGGAAAGGGGATTGTGGAATACACAGCCAAGCCTGCAGCAAGGAAGGCTCTGGATAGGTGTGCAGATGGAGCCTTTCTATTGACTGC ATTCCCCAGGCCAGTAACAGTCGAACCAATGGAGCAGTTTGATGAAGATGAGGGACTGCCGGAGAGGATTGTAAACAAAAACCAAGTTTTTCACAA GGAGCGGGAGCATCCACCAAGGTTTGCTCAGCCAGGGACATTTGAGTATGAGTATGCCATGCGCTGGAAGGCCCTTTTGGAGATGGAGAAGCAGCAGTATGAGCAGGTTGACAGGAACATAAAGGAGGCTCAGGAGAAGCTTGAACAGGAGATGGAGGCAGCCAGACATGAGCACCAGGTTGTCCTGATGAGACAAG ACCTTCTGAGGCGTCAGGAGGAGCTGAGGAGAATGGAGGAGCTCCATAACCAGGAGATGCAGAAGAGGAAGCAGATGGAATTGCGTCAGGAAGAGGAGCAtcgcaggagggaggaggagatgaggatgcacactgaggagaggatgaggaggcagCAGGAAGGCTTCAAGGGGAACTTCCCTGGAAAT GAGATGCGGATGCACATGCAAG GTCAAGTAATGAACAGAAACTCAATGGGTGGTGTTGAAGGAAAGCCCAGCGGGCCCAACCCTGGAGCTGCCAACATGCCTGCTGAGAACCCCCCTTTAATG GGGGCAGGAAACGACACCATGCCCGTAGGAGGCCAACCTGGCTTCGCAAGAGGCCCTGGCCAAGGCCCTGCTGACTTTGCCAACAAGCGTCGCAGGTTCTAA
- the zgc:113208 gene encoding uncharacterized protein zgc:113208 isoform X3 produces the protein MTKDNLFLKFQPNMSPKEVLQAGSFGGTYFRPIYSSVTKHNCKDEWKELPEDWLKGLNIPTQVVSSTYRDSVNTYKVKCGGSLEMWESSGWIVTQDPYGWFQWYCRFYHGRRTKDDERQIGRWAKCAGVKGRWRNNLITKVVRSGCGFDNPTISPVVRQTLQHWGYRLTKEDYNEGAKRVKPK, from the exons ATGACAAAGGACAACTTGTTTTTAAAG TTCCAACCTAACATGTCACCAAAAGAAGTACTTCAAGCTGGCAGCTTTGGTGGTACCTACTTCAGACCAATATACTCAAGTGTGACAA AACACAATTGCAAAGATGAATGGAAAGAGCTCCCTGAGGATTGGCTGAAAGGTTTGAACATTCCCACACAG GTGGTCTCATCAACATACAGAGACAGTGTAAACACATACAAAGTGAAGTGTGGAGGCAGTCTAGAAATGTGGGAAAGCAGTGGATGGATTGTAACCCAGGATCCCTATGGGTGGTTTCAGTGGTACTGCAG GTTTTACCATGGTCGGCGTACTAAGGATGATGAGCGTCAGATCGGGCGATGGGCAAAGTGTGCTGGGGTAAAAGGCCGGTGGAGAAATAATCTGATAACCAAAGTAGTCCGGTCAGGCTGTGGCTTTGACAACCCAACAATCTCTCCTGTGGTCAGACAGACATTACAGCACTGGGGGTACCGACTGACCAAGGAGGACTACAATGAGGGTGCCAAGAGGGTTAAGCCAAAATAA